Genomic segment of Verrucomicrobium sp.:
CTGCAGGGCGGCCAGCAGTTCCCAGAGGCCGTCGTCCTGGACTTGTTCCATGCGGATGTTGTGGAGCTGGAGGATGTCGATCCGGTCGGTCTTCAGGCGCTGGAGGGCCAGGTCGGTGGCCTGGCGGATGAAGGGCAGGGAGAAGTCGTGCGGGATTTCCCGCTGGCCCCGGCGCTCCTCGCCATGGTCGTAAAAGTTATAACCAACCTTGGTGGCGATGACGACTTTGTCCCGGTCGGCCGGGGTGGGGAAGGCCTTGGCCAGCAGTTCCTCGCTGCGGCCGTTGCCGTAGGTGTCGGCGGCGTCAAAGAGGGTGATCCCCAGGTCGAGGGCCTTGTGCATGAGGGCGACGGCTTCCTCGTCGGTGAACTGGCCCCACCATCCGGTCGAAACGGTCCAGAGACCGAAGCCGATTTCGGAAAGCAGGAGGTCGGTGCGGGGAAGGGGGCGGTACTTCATGGGGAGAGGGCTTTGAGTCTCGCGTACCGGACCGGGGCGGGGCAACGATGAAAAGTTGCCCCGTGGGGGGAGACCGGGTAGCTTCCCCACCGCCCCGCTATGGACGCCTTTATCTTTTGCGTCAGCCTGCTGCCCCTCGGGGCGGGGGGGCTGGCGGTTGTCCTGGGGCGGCGCCCCGTGACGAACGCCGCCGGTTTGGCGGCGGTCCTGGCCGGGTTGGCCGGGCTTTTCCTTTCCCTGCATGCTTCCGGGCCGGCCTCCGTGGCGGCCGTTCTGGCGGGGGCGGCCTGGGGCGGCCTGATTCCCTATGCCCGCGGCGCCGGGCTGGAGCCGGAGGAGGGAATGCGGCTGCGCCCCTTCGGCCTGCTCTGCGGCCTGGCGGCGGCTCTCTTTTTCGCCACGGTCTTTTTCCGCGCGGCCCGGTCGCTAAGCGGCTCTCTGCCGGGGGATGTCTCCGCCGCCGTCGACGGCAGTTATTTTTTGCCCGCTCAGGCGCTGGTCATTCTGGTCCTGGTAGCGGTGGTGGCCGGGGCTTGGCTGGGGCGGAAGGGGGCGGCGTGACTTTCCACGCCTACGCGGCGGCGGCCGCCTTCCTCTTTTTCCTGGGAATTTTTGGGATGGTCGCCCGGCGCAATCTCTTTGCCCAGCTGCTTTCCCTTCAGCTTCTCTTTGCCGGGGCAGCCCTGCTTCTGGCCGCCTTCAGCCGCTTCCGGGACCGGGACGGGGCGGTGTTGGCCGTTTTTGTCCTGATGGTGGCGGCTGTCTGGACGGCGGCGGCCGCGGCGCTCCTCGGCTTTCTGCAGCGCCGCCGGCGGACGATCCGGAGCGAGGATTTCACGACCCTCAAGTTTTAGTTCCAATGGCCCTTCCCCGCTTTCTCTATTTGGCGCCGTTCCTGGCCCCCCTTGCCCTGGGGCTGGCCTGGCTCTTGCGCGGTTTGCCTTCCCTTGGCCTGGCGGCGTTTGTTTCCGCCGTCGACCGCTGGGGCGTCGCCTTTCTCTTGGTGCGCGGCGCCGGGC
This window contains:
- a CDS encoding NADH-quinone oxidoreductase subunit K → MTFHAYAAAAAFLFFLGIFGMVARRNLFAQLLSLQLLFAGAALLLAAFSRFRDRDGAVLAVFVLMVAAVWTAAAAALLGFLQRRRRTIRSEDFTTLKF